From a region of the Citricoccus muralis genome:
- a CDS encoding cation transporter yields the protein MNQTDRRFGHTELSPELQRSLRRAMRLQWITIGYLAVAVSLIALVMGSSQAMKAAWIEDMLAFVPPIAFIVAVTVVNTRPTLQRPYGNHRAVGVGHLVAAVALLVMGSYLVIDSAMGLIQGEHPPIGTFHLFGQTLWQGWFMIGLMLLLIPVPVILGRLKLQVATELHNKVLYADADMLKADWRTSLGTAIGVAGVGLGWWWFDAAAAIFVGASILKDGVTNVGTAITDLADARARTITGEEPHPLVAKAEDYARSVDWVQDAGARVRDEGQVFHTEMFVVPHEGAAQTPARLRELAEGIVDLDWKLEDVVVALVEELPAEVHGGDERDKQSEGGRAAR from the coding sequence GTGAACCAGACCGACCGTCGCTTCGGGCACACCGAACTCTCCCCCGAACTCCAGAGGTCCCTGCGCCGGGCCATGCGGCTCCAGTGGATCACCATCGGCTACCTGGCCGTCGCCGTCTCACTGATCGCCCTGGTCATGGGCAGTTCCCAAGCCATGAAGGCCGCGTGGATCGAGGACATGCTCGCCTTCGTCCCGCCCATCGCCTTCATCGTGGCGGTGACAGTCGTGAACACCCGCCCGACGCTCCAGCGCCCCTACGGGAACCACCGGGCCGTGGGCGTGGGCCATCTCGTGGCCGCGGTGGCGTTGCTGGTCATGGGTTCGTACCTGGTCATCGATTCGGCTATGGGCCTCATCCAGGGTGAGCATCCGCCGATCGGCACGTTCCACCTTTTCGGCCAGACCCTGTGGCAGGGCTGGTTCATGATCGGCCTCATGCTTCTCCTCATCCCCGTTCCGGTGATCCTCGGCCGCCTCAAATTGCAGGTGGCAACCGAGCTGCACAACAAGGTCCTCTATGCGGATGCGGACATGCTCAAGGCCGACTGGCGGACCAGCCTCGGCACCGCCATCGGCGTGGCCGGCGTGGGACTGGGGTGGTGGTGGTTCGATGCGGCTGCCGCGATCTTCGTGGGTGCCAGCATCCTCAAGGACGGCGTGACGAACGTGGGCACCGCGATCACGGACCTGGCCGATGCCCGGGCCCGAACCATCACGGGCGAGGAACCACACCCCTTGGTGGCGAAGGCGGAGGACTACGCCCGGTCGGTCGACTGGGTGCAGGATGCCGGCGCCCGTGTCCGGGACGAGGGCCAGGTGTTCCACACGGAGATGTTCGTCGTCCCCCACGAGGGCGCGGCACAGACTCCCGCACGCCTGCGCGAGCTGGCGGAGGGCATCGTCGATCTGGATTGGAAGCTGGAGGACGTGGTGGTGGCCCTCGTCGAGGAGCTGCCCGCCGAGGTCCACGGCGGTGATGAGCGGGACAAGCAGTCCGAGGGCGGCCGGGCGGCTCGCTGA
- a CDS encoding sensor histidine kinase translates to MRAAEPSPPSSPPSSPPSPARASFSRSGWAWLLTFCAAVALIATGWPILAAVHHVHVAIAMVLAIGQAAAVPLAVRRPIPAILLGTAAALGTMSAVDPDSGPWPWPVTTLIAYVLLVLVVSVRHSWRLGAAGWLAGAVVGGLGLALIPDTELPPGMVISNVTTVVSLTGGALAVGSGIRLLLSSRGQLDHERQLTAEEETKRRELQQRNRIAQELHDVVAHSMSVISVQATTAPYRLPGMDEPTRGEFDSIADSSRRALTEMRGLLAILRGDDAADTTPQPTIADIPQLVATTRSSGARVELEIDPELLPLPLSAATADSGNGGPGVASAAGDWSAVVPPATGLTAYRVVQEAVSNALRHAPGAAIRVQVSVGDQIGVRIANGPAARDGSLAAPGAGLGLKGIRERVSALGGTVKAGPTPEGGFTVKARLPL, encoded by the coding sequence ATGCGCGCCGCCGAGCCGTCCCCTCCCTCATCTCCCCCGTCATCTCCCCCGTCACCGGCCCGGGCCAGCTTCTCGCGCAGTGGGTGGGCCTGGCTGCTGACGTTCTGCGCCGCCGTGGCCCTGATCGCCACGGGCTGGCCGATCCTCGCCGCGGTCCACCACGTCCACGTCGCCATCGCCATGGTGCTGGCCATCGGCCAGGCGGCCGCTGTGCCCCTCGCCGTCCGGCGGCCGATCCCGGCCATCCTGCTGGGCACGGCCGCGGCCCTGGGCACGATGTCCGCTGTGGATCCGGACTCCGGCCCGTGGCCCTGGCCCGTCACCACCCTGATCGCCTACGTATTGCTCGTCCTGGTGGTCTCGGTCCGCCATTCCTGGCGGCTCGGGGCTGCGGGCTGGCTCGCCGGTGCCGTGGTCGGGGGGCTCGGACTCGCGCTGATCCCGGACACAGAGCTTCCCCCCGGAATGGTGATATCCAACGTGACGACGGTGGTCTCCCTCACTGGCGGCGCCCTCGCCGTCGGCAGCGGTATTCGACTGCTCCTCAGCAGCCGTGGTCAGTTGGACCATGAACGCCAGCTCACCGCCGAGGAGGAGACCAAGCGCCGCGAACTGCAGCAGCGCAACCGCATCGCCCAGGAGCTCCATGACGTGGTGGCCCACTCCATGTCCGTGATCTCCGTGCAGGCCACCACCGCCCCCTACCGGCTGCCCGGCATGGACGAGCCGACGCGGGGCGAGTTCGACTCGATCGCCGATTCCTCCCGCCGCGCGCTGACCGAGATGCGGGGGCTGCTCGCCATCCTGCGCGGTGACGATGCCGCCGACACCACACCCCAGCCGACCATCGCGGACATCCCCCAGCTGGTGGCCACCACGCGTTCCTCCGGGGCGCGCGTGGAATTGGAGATCGACCCGGAACTCCTTCCGCTGCCGCTGAGTGCGGCGACTGCTGATTCCGGGAACGGCGGACCGGGGGTGGCGAGTGCGGCCGGCGACTGGTCCGCCGTCGTGCCTCCGGCCACGGGCCTGACGGCTTACCGGGTGGTCCAGGAGGCGGTCAGCAATGCCCTGCGGCACGCGCCCGGCGCCGCCATCCGCGTGCAGGTCTCGGTGGGAGACCAGATCGGGGTCCGCATCGCCAACGGGCCGGCCGCCCGTGACGGGTCCCTGGCGGCGCCGGGCGCCGGGCTCGGCCTGAAGGGCATCCGCGAGCGTGTGAGCGCGCTGGGCGGCACGGTCAAGGCCGGTCCGACGCCGGAGGGCGGCTTCACGGTGAAGGCCCGGCTGCCGCTGTAG
- a CDS encoding transporter substrate-binding domain-containing protein, with amino-acid sequence MSISRKAAMTSGFLVTAVAVAASGCTSSAYPADPNGTFDDVSGGKLSVGVVHHPPYVDATGAEPSGSEVELIRAFAEEIDAEIEWTASGEEALITALETGDVDLMAGGLTDQSPWSSQAALTRSYAEDTGPDGKTVNLVLAVPLGENQMLGELERFLDERHPEVTP; translated from the coding sequence ATGAGCATTTCCAGAAAAGCCGCCATGACCAGCGGATTCCTCGTCACCGCAGTGGCCGTGGCGGCGAGCGGCTGCACGTCCTCGGCGTATCCGGCCGACCCGAACGGCACCTTTGATGACGTCTCGGGTGGCAAGCTCTCCGTGGGTGTAGTCCACCACCCCCCGTACGTGGATGCCACCGGTGCCGAACCCAGCGGCAGCGAGGTGGAACTCATCCGGGCCTTCGCCGAGGAGATCGACGCGGAGATCGAATGGACCGCCTCCGGCGAGGAGGCCTTGATCACGGCCCTCGAGACCGGGGACGTGGACCTGATGGCCGGAGGACTGACCGACCAGTCCCCCTGGTCCTCCCAAGCCGCCCTCACCCGCTCCTATGCCGAGGACACCGGGCCGGACGGCAAGACCGTCAACCTCGTCCTGGCCGTCCCGCTGGGTGAGAACCAGATGCTCGGCGAACTCGAGCGATTCCTCGACGAGCGCCACCCGGAGGTCACTCCGTGA
- a CDS encoding sensor domain-containing protein yields MNTTSSVLARLGRDYAFVLPGFFISLFAFVLLVPLFTLSLGTAIIWIGVWLLPLVLLVATGFAELSRNRVRSWGGQLEQPRYRPGGTGVTGSLRYLRDPRRWLDLLFETLIAFPLRTLTFVASVTWTAGALGGTTYVLWGHYLPRGEQEYPLAAGMLEALTGGAIPDAVATSYAVESVFNFLVGVLFLLTLPAVMRGLALLDATTTAAALGVGLTPGYPLPIAARVA; encoded by the coding sequence ATGAACACCACATCATCCGTCCTGGCCCGCCTCGGCCGTGACTACGCCTTCGTCCTGCCCGGCTTCTTCATCTCGCTGTTCGCCTTCGTCCTGCTCGTTCCCCTGTTCACGCTGTCTCTCGGCACCGCCATCATCTGGATCGGGGTATGGCTGCTGCCCCTCGTCCTGCTGGTGGCCACCGGATTCGCCGAGCTGTCCCGCAACCGCGTGCGCTCCTGGGGCGGCCAGCTCGAGCAACCCCGGTACCGTCCCGGCGGCACCGGGGTCACCGGATCCCTCCGCTACCTCAGGGACCCCCGGCGCTGGCTGGATCTGCTCTTCGAGACCCTCATCGCCTTCCCCCTGCGCACCCTCACCTTCGTGGCCTCCGTGACCTGGACGGCGGGGGCCCTCGGGGGCACCACCTATGTCCTGTGGGGTCACTACCTTCCCCGCGGCGAGCAGGAGTATCCTCTGGCCGCCGGCATGCTCGAAGCCCTCACCGGCGGGGCCATCCCGGATGCCGTGGCCACCAGCTACGCGGTCGAGTCCGTCTTCAACTTCCTGGTCGGCGTACTCTTCCTGCTCACCCTGCCCGCCGTGATGCGAGGGCTGGCTCTGCTGGACGCCACCACCACGGCGGCCGCACTGGGTGTCGGACTGACGCCGGGATATCCGCTGCCGATCGCGGCCCGGGTAGCGTGA
- a CDS encoding response regulator — protein MSQRPAEPFSAIHPIRILIVDDQAMVRQGFGALLDAQEDMSVVGSAQDGVEVVDLVKRSRPDVVLMDIRMPVVNGLDATRAVFAMPGDIHPRVIMLTTFDADEYVFAALQAGASGFLLKDATAEDLANAVRVVAAGEALLAPSITQKLIADYVSRPVARPPDVAVLGELTERELEVMRLVATGRSNAELAGELFLSEQTVKTHVSRILAKLGLRDRTQIVVTAYESGLVNAGR, from the coding sequence GTGAGCCAGAGACCTGCGGAACCGTTCTCCGCCATACACCCGATCCGCATCCTCATCGTGGATGACCAGGCCATGGTCCGCCAGGGCTTTGGGGCCCTGTTGGACGCCCAGGAGGACATGTCCGTCGTCGGGAGCGCACAGGATGGCGTCGAGGTGGTGGACCTGGTCAAGCGGTCCCGGCCGGACGTGGTGCTGATGGACATCCGGATGCCGGTGGTCAATGGGCTTGACGCCACGCGTGCGGTCTTCGCGATGCCGGGGGACATCCACCCGAGGGTGATCATGCTGACCACCTTCGACGCGGACGAGTACGTGTTCGCCGCCCTGCAGGCCGGCGCCAGCGGATTCCTGCTCAAGGACGCCACCGCCGAGGACCTCGCGAACGCCGTGCGGGTGGTCGCGGCCGGGGAGGCTCTGCTGGCACCGTCGATCACCCAGAAGTTGATCGCGGACTACGTCAGCCGGCCGGTGGCGCGCCCACCGGACGTGGCCGTCCTGGGAGAGCTGACCGAGCGTGAGCTGGAGGTCATGCGGCTCGTGGCCACGGGACGGTCCAATGCGGAGCTGGCCGGCGAGCTGTTCCTCTCGGAGCAGACGGTCAAGACCCATGTGTCCCGAATCCTCGCCAAACTCGGCCTGCGGGACCGGACGCAGATCGTGGTCACCGCCTATGAATCAGGGCTGGTCAACGCGGGGCGGTGA
- a CDS encoding M14 family zinc carboxypeptidase, translated as MGHKKRLSAVACVLALAGTALVAGPTAAAPDTSETAASPDTADTQALERSLAEAPSRGLQTPFEASNGANWTTVEEAQTYLEELDAGSERVALQQVGESVEGRPLNFVTVGSPAPESQEEVADGSMILFNCSIHGDEPSGREGCLQLARDLSTTKDPAWKRLLNKTTVGFIFTNPDGWEADTRENADDVDINRDFLALATPEAQALATVMRDWNPDVLNDLHEFGPREFYDTQALVLWPRNRNVDSTIHDLSERMVNDYTGAQIEANGMTSGIYGLLVKDGEPFQQVAGDHQARILRNYTGLKHITGQLTEAAQGPVTPEEENDPLLANRRAVDVQYSSAVGSLAMISENRTRLARQSAQAAERATQAGADQAGVVYFSGQDNMLPTTSDGAEPHPMCGYQLTEAQLTELGSTLELHEITWEENAEGAFVTMAQPGKTLIPLLLDERAEYGLTEATPLDDC; from the coding sequence ATGGGACACAAGAAGAGACTGTCCGCAGTAGCCTGCGTGCTGGCCCTGGCCGGCACGGCACTGGTGGCGGGCCCCACGGCCGCTGCACCGGACACGAGCGAGACGGCAGCAAGTCCTGACACGGCGGACACGCAAGCCCTGGAGCGGTCGTTGGCCGAGGCTCCGTCACGAGGACTGCAGACACCGTTCGAGGCCAGCAACGGGGCGAACTGGACCACGGTCGAGGAGGCGCAGACCTACCTGGAGGAACTCGATGCGGGCAGCGAGCGCGTCGCCCTGCAGCAGGTGGGTGAGTCGGTGGAGGGCCGGCCCCTCAACTTCGTCACGGTCGGATCCCCGGCACCGGAATCGCAGGAGGAGGTCGCCGATGGCTCCATGATCCTGTTCAACTGCTCGATCCACGGCGATGAGCCCTCCGGGCGGGAGGGATGTCTGCAGCTAGCCCGGGACCTGAGCACCACCAAGGATCCGGCGTGGAAACGGCTGCTGAACAAGACCACGGTGGGCTTCATCTTCACCAACCCGGACGGCTGGGAAGCTGACACCCGGGAGAATGCCGACGATGTGGACATCAACCGTGACTTCCTGGCCCTCGCCACCCCGGAGGCCCAGGCCCTGGCCACGGTCATGCGGGACTGGAATCCAGACGTGCTCAACGACCTCCACGAGTTCGGCCCGCGCGAGTTCTATGACACGCAGGCTTTGGTCCTGTGGCCCCGGAACCGCAACGTGGACTCCACCATCCATGATCTCTCCGAGCGGATGGTGAACGACTACACCGGGGCACAGATCGAGGCCAATGGCATGACCAGCGGGATCTACGGCCTGCTGGTCAAGGACGGTGAGCCGTTCCAGCAGGTGGCCGGTGACCACCAGGCCAGGATCCTGCGCAACTACACGGGCCTCAAGCACATCACCGGGCAACTGACGGAGGCGGCGCAGGGACCGGTGACCCCCGAGGAGGAGAACGACCCGCTGCTGGCGAACCGCCGTGCCGTGGACGTGCAGTACTCGAGCGCGGTCGGCTCGCTGGCCATGATCTCGGAGAACCGGACCCGGCTCGCCCGCCAGTCGGCCCAGGCCGCCGAACGTGCCACCCAGGCCGGTGCTGACCAGGCCGGCGTCGTCTACTTCAGCGGCCAGGACAACATGCTCCCGACCACCAGTGACGGCGCGGAGCCCCACCCCATGTGCGGATACCAGTTGACTGAGGCGCAGCTGACCGAGTTGGGGTCCACCCTGGAACTGCACGAGATCACGTGGGAGGAGAACGCCGAGGGCGCCTTCGTCACCATGGCGCAGCCCGGAAAGACGCTCATCCCGCTGCTCCTCGATGAGCGTGCCGAGTACGGGTTGACGGAGGCCACCCCGTTGGACGACTGCTGA